From Salmo salar chromosome ssa09, Ssal_v3.1, whole genome shotgun sequence:
CCTGGCCTGAAAAACAAGCCAGCGATGTCTGATTTGATTCCCTCCTGTTTGGCTCAAATTACTTCCTGTCTAGCTTTTGAGATGTTGCCTTGACAATGATCTTCTGGGTAGGTCTTGGGATGCTTTAAAGCCCCCACCCAGTCCACCCAAGACTAGGATTTAATGACCCATCATTTTCCTGTCTTTTGTTTACTCTGCTTCGTTTCATAGGCCACAAACAATGCAAAACAATACTTTACAACAAAATGTTGTAACAAAAAAAAGCATTACAGAAGCAAATGATTCACAACCCACCATAATATGGCACAACAATATCAAACCACTGACATTAGTGACCCATTTGCGATTCAGGATTACAAAGAGTCATGTATGTCACAGTCCAAAGGATGTCTAAAGTGGACACCTGTCACACAGCCCGACCTTGTCTGtggatgcttcccaaatggcccaatgggccttggtcaaaagtagagcactacatagggaatagtgtgccatttgggaagcaatcACAGTTTCTTCTGACTGAGTGTGCTATCTGACCAATCACCTCCAGACATGTTTTTCAGATAGTCAGCCTCGCTGGTCTAGGAAGAAGACAACTCTCTctcagagacagacagtcagcctcgctggtctgggaggaaGACATCTCTCTCAGAGACAGATAGTCAGCTTCGCTGGTCTGGGAGGAAGACATCTCTCTTAGAGAACAGACAGTCAGCCTCGCTGGCCTGGGAAGAAGACATCTCTctcagagacagacagtcagcctCGCTGGTCTGGAAGGAAGACATCTCTCTCAGAGAACAAATAGTCAgcctcgctggtctgggaggaaGACATCTCTCTCAGAGAACAGACAGTCAGCCTCGCTGGTCTGGGAAGAAGACATCTCTCTCAGAGAACAGATAGTCAGCCTCGCTGGTCTGGGAAGAAGACATCTCTCTCAGAGAACAGACAGTCAGCCTCGCTGGTCTGGGAAGAAGACATCTCTCTCAGAGAACAGATAGTCAGCCTCGCTGGTCTGGGAAGAAGACATCTCTCTCAGAGAACAGACAGTCAGCCTCGCTGGTCTGGGAAGAAGACATCTCTCTCAGAGAACAGATAGTCAGCCTCGCTGGTCTGGGAAGAAGACATCTCTCTCAGAGAACAGATAGTCAGCCTCGCTGGTCTGGGAAGAAGACATCTCTCTCAGAGAAAATGTCAATCCTCAAGAATGTAGATCTTTCGCTACCCACAACTAAATACCATTTTTCCTCTCTTTCATtttgctttttctctctctctctctctctctctctctctctctctctctctctctctctctctcccactcatcGCAAGGATCTTTGAAGTAAATAGTGAAAGGATCCCGGACTGTAGCAAATTACCTGAGGACTGAAACATTTTTGACATAAGTCCTGAGAGATGGGGCAAGCCACTTTTCCTGGCGGTCCCTTTGGGCGCATTTAATCTGGGGCTGTGGAAGACAGCGGCGCTGACAGAGTGACGGGACAGCTGGACACGCTTCCAGGGCAGCAGTGACGGACACAGTCAGAGACAAGACCAGGGCAACTGCAGACACAGCCCAGACAGGAGCAGggccacacagcccagacaggacCAGGGCAACTGCAGACACAGCCCAGACAGGAGCAGGGCCACACAGCCCAGACAATAGTAGGGACACACAGTCCAGACAGGAGCAGggccacacagcccagacaggagCAGggccacacagcccagacaggagCAGggccacacagcccagacaggacCAGGGCAACTGCAGACACAGCCCAGACAGGAGCAGggccacacagcccagacaggagCAGggccacacagcccagacaggagCAGggccacacagcccagacaggagCAGggccacacagcccagacagtagaagggacacacagcccagacagatgCAGGGACATACAGCCCAGACAGATGCAgggacacacagcccagacaggggCAGGGACACCCAGACAGATGCAgggacacacagcccagacaggagCAGGGACACAGCCCAGACAGGAGCAGGGACATAGCCCAGATAGTAGCAgggacacacagcccagacaggagCAGGGCCACACAGTCCAGACAGTAGAAgggacacacagcccagacagttgcagggacacacagcccagacagatgCAGGGACACACAGCCCAGAGAGGAGCAgggacacagccaagacaatagtagggacacacagcccagacagtagaagggacacacagcccagacactaGCAGGGACACACAGTCCAGACAGATGCAgggacacacagcccagacagtagTAGGGACACACATTCCAGACAGATGCAgggacacacagcccagacaataGTAGGGACACACAGTCCAGACAGATGCAgggacacacagcccagacagtagtagggacacacagcccagacagtagTAGGGACACACAGTCCAGACAAATGCAgggacacacagcccagacaggggcagggacacacagcccagacaggggcagggacacagcccagacagatgcagggacacacagcccagacagtagAAGGGACACACAGTCCATACAGTAGAAgggacacacagcccagacagtagtagggacacacagcccagacagtagtagggacacacagcccagacaggggCAGGGACACACAGTCCATACAGTAGCAgggacacacagcccagacaggggcagggacacacagcccagacaggggcagggacacacagcccagacagtagtagggacacacagcccagacagtagtagggacacacagcccagacaggggcagggacacacagcccagacaggggCAGGGACACACAGTCCAGACAGGGGCAGGGACACACAGTCCAGACAGTGGCAgggacacacagcccagacagtggcatggacacacagcccagacaggggCAGGGACACAGTCCAGACAGGGGCAGGGACACACAGTCCAGACAGTGGCAgggacacacagcccagacaggagcagggacacacagcccagacagggacagggacacagtCCAGACAGGGACACAGTCCAGACAGGGACACACTGTCCAGACAGGGACACACAGAATCAGAATCTATTATTTTCTTCATTCTAATTTGTTACTGTCACCCTTTATGTGAAGCTAGttaaacaacctctctctctctctctctctctctctctctctctctctctctctctctctctcaaaaatgttataaaatgatttgcattttaatgagggaaataagtatttgaccccctctcaatcagaaatatttctggctcccaggtgtcttttatacaggtaacgagctgagattaggagcacactcttaaagggagtgctcctaatctcagcttgttacctgtaaaaaagacacctgtccacagaaacaatcaatcaatcagattccaaactctccaccatggccaagaccaaagagctctccaaggatgtcagggacaagattgtagacctacacaaggctggaatgggctacaagaccatcaccaagcaggttggtgagaaggtgacaacatttggtgcgattattcacaaatggaagaaacacaaaagaactgtcaatctccctcggccttaggctccatgcaagatctcacctcgtggggttgcaatgatcatgagaacggtgaggaatcagcccagaactacacgggaggatcttgtcaatgatctcaaggcagctgggaccatagtcaccaagaaaacaattggtaacacactacgccgtgaaggactgaaatcctgcagcgcccgcaaggtccccctgctcaagaatacatatacatgcccgtctaaagtttgccagtgaacatctgaatgattcagaggacaacgggtgaaaatgttgtggtcagatgagaccaaaatggagctctttggcatcaactcaactcgccgtgtttgaaggaggaggaatgctgcctatgaccccaagaacaccatctcccccgtcaaacatggaggtggaaacattatgctttgggggtgtttctctgctaaggggacaggacaacttcaccgcatcatttgacggggccatgtactgtcaaatcttgggtgagaacctccttccctcagccagggcattgaaaatgggtcgtggatgggtattccagcatgacaatgacccaaaacacacggccaaggcaacaaaggagtggctcaagaagaagcacattaaggtcctggagtggcctagccagtctccagaccttaatcccatagaaaatctgtggagggagttgaaggttcgagttgccaaacgtcagcctcgaaaccttaatgacttggagaagatctgcaaagaggagtgggacaaaatccctcctgagatgtgtgcaaacctggtggccaactacaagaaacgtctgacctctgtgattgccaacaagggttttgccaccaagtactaagtcatgttttgcagaggggtcaaatacttgtttccctcattcaaatgcaaatcaatttataacatttttgacatgcgtttttctggattttttgttgttattctgtctctcactgttcaaataaacctaccattaaaataatagactgatcatttctttgtcagtgggcaaacgtacaaaatcagcaggggatcaaatactttcttccctcactgtatatatctatatatatctttctctctctatctctctctctctctctatccagtcAGCCCCTTTATTGTAATGCTGGAACAGGATGTTAGTTATTTTATGTCAGGTAGATAATCCACTGGTGTTGCACTTAAACTGATTCGTACCTCTGGAATGAGGAAACGAAACATAAATGTCAGTTCAATTAATTCCATTCTTGGCAGCCTAATGAGGAACCTTCAATGAGTAATGTAGATCTATAAAGAACTGgtttgcctcccaaatggcacccttttccctatatagccccatagggctctggttaaacgtagtgtactatatatagggaatagggtgccatttgggatgcacacctggtttacatcatAAGTTCTATTGAATGTGACTAAACCAGTGGTATTCAGTTACGTGAATCCTCCTGGACATGACGTATATCTCACACCCAGCCCTCAAAACCTTGGCACAATTGGAACACTGTTGCTGGATGACACACCTCCTGAAATGGAACACTGTTGCTGGATGACACACCACCTGAAATGGAACACTGTTGCTGGACCCCACACCACCTGAAATGGAACACTGTTGCTGGACCACACACCACCTGTATTGGAACACTGTTGCTGGACCACACACCACCTGAAAGGGAACGCTGTTGCTGGACGACACATCACCTGaaatggaacattgctgctggacCACAAACCACCATAAATGGAACACTGTTGCTGGACAACACACCACCTGAAATGGAACACTGTTGCTGGACCACAAACCACCAGAAATGGAACACTCTTGCTGGACCACACACCACCTGAAAGGCAATAAATTAAATGCATCTATTTTACAATGTGAGACAAATGACCACAGATTTACCACAAAGTTACCACAGATTTACCACAGGGCTTCCACAGAGTTACCACAGATTTACCACAGGGCTTCCACAGAGTTACCACAGGGCCTCCACAGAGTtaccacaggtgtgtgtgtgtgtgtgtgtgtgtgtgtgtgtgtgtgtgtgtgtgtgtgtgtgtgtgtgtgtgtgtgtgtgtgtgtgtgtgtgtgtgtgcgcatgaatGAGGAAAGCCTTCGACACCAAACCTGCTTCCGACATTTTTCTTTAGAAATGTGCCAACACCAATGTATTTACCTATACACCCAATAAACCATGACCAAACCATGACATCTtcacacaccctcctcctcctgtgggTTTCCTATAAGATTCTCCCTCCCTGGCTGTTTGGGACTAATCAGGAATGCATGGGGTGCATTCATGGCTAACAAAACGATGATTACAGAGGGTAACAGGATCAGTACTAATCAGCGTACCCTGAGAAAATGCCAGAGGGATTTCAACCATTGTCAGGTCATCACTTTCCCTTTTAATTATGAGCAATGCAGAGGTAGAATATCCTCTTTAGCTTGGTGGCCGGCACTTTCTACTAACTGTCACATGGTTCTTTGATTCAGGAATGATCAAAACCTGCAGAAAGACAGTGTGGATAATCAACCTGATGTGCCTGTCTGCCTTCTTATATCTCTGACAATGAACAATGGCCACCTCATAACTAATGGCACTGGTACAGAGAAAGCCTCTTcaatgaagagagagggaggaaaggagggacagagggagggagggagggagggaggaggagggagggagggagggagggagggagggagggagggagggagggagggagggagggagggagggagggagggagggagggagggagggagggagggagggagggataaataACCATTATCCAAAGACATGTTCTATCATGTCAGAAAGTCTATTTTCTCTAGCCAAATCCCTCAGTACCTTGTACAGAAAATATTCAGGTCTTGTAATAGAGATTAGAACAGCAGATTAGGAGAAGGGTGAGCATTTATCTGAgcctgggagagacagagagaaaataatGATGCTTGTATGAAGCATCTTAGGCTTATCACGGGACTGATAAAAGAGCCAGAAACAATGAAGTGCTCTATTGAACTGACAGCGTATCTTATTGCTTTCATTGTGACAGGGtcaaagagatggagagacttctaccacactactctGGTTCTTTGAGCTGATGGCGCCTTCTGCTGGCAAGGTATTGAATAGACGCTCAAACCACATGGAATCACTGCAGTACCCAATCAAAACGCTAGGTGGGAGTGTGCAACAAGTCACCTCACCTGTGCATACCCAGGCCTACATGGGAATATCAATTTACAGAGCATTCAGGCACAGGCTGAGGATCCTCATAACCATCAGAAAAAGAACGATTGAGTTATGGTTCCATTGTACAGTTCAGTTTATATATGTATTCATTTATACACAGTTTATGCAATTCATATTTACAAGGATTATCTAAAAAATGAAAGAGATAGATTATGAATACTGACATGTTACAAATATGGGGAACATTTCAGAAATGATGAGGAAAGTTGATGAAACGAGAAGAGCACCATATTACatgtcagcagcagcagcagggtcaTGTTCAGGTTACCTCCATGATCTCCACCAGGTGGCTCTCTCCTCTTGTCAGTTTCTCTGACGTTGGTCCTGTTGAACTGTTTCATAGTCCCTCTGTCAGTTAGAGAACACCTGGCTTTCTACCAGGGTCTCCAGTGTGTGGAGTTAATAAATAATTCTTGCCTTCGTGCAGTCACAGGGGACCACAGAGACGTATGGGAGGGAAAGGGgacgagagagagggtgggaggactTGAGAGAGGGAGGCCGGGAGGacttgagagagggagggtgggtgaaAAACCAAGTGGAGGAGAAGGGACGTTATGTAGCGACGGGGATCCGGAGCAGGATGAGGGGTTGGAGGAAATAGGTGACAGGCTGGGAGGGAAACTAAAGTGACAGGGAAACGAGGAGTTGGTAGGAGGGGTGGTGAAAACCGAAGAAGAACAAGAAAGGCAGGGAGACAGAGGTGGGGAGAGGTAGTCAGGTGTCAATGGGTAGGAGTGGCCATTAGGTTGGCAGGAAGAATGGCGGGTGGTCCACAAAGTGGATTTGCGGAGGCAGAGAACAGCCCTCTGTTTAGAGGGACGGCATCCCTCTCTCACAGGCACCATGTCTGCCCAAGGAGCCATCTCCTTACCACCCGACCTCAGATGGATGTCTGTTAATGACGAGGAGGATGGGCACTGCAGCTGCCCTGTACTGGTGTTTGTGGTTGGGCACTGACTGGATGGGTACATGGCTGTACTGGTGTTTGTGGTTGGGTACTGACTGGATGGGTACATGGCTGTACTGGTGTTTGTGGTTGGGTACTGACTGGATGGGTACATGACTGTACTGGTGTTTGTGGTTGGGTACTGACTGGATGGGTACATGGCTGTACTGGTGTTTGTGGTTGGGTACTGACTGGATGGGTACATGACTGTACTGGTGTTTGTGGTTGGGTACTGACTGGATGGGTACATGACTGTACTGGTGTTTGTGGTTGGGTACTGACTGGATGGGTACATGGCTGTACTGGTGTTTGTGGTTGGGTACTGACTGGATGGGTACATGACTGTACTGGTGTTTGTGGTTGGGTACTGACTGGATGGGTACATGGCTGTACTGGTGTTTGTGGTTGGGCACTGACTGGATGGGTACATGGCTGTACTGGTGTTTGTGGTTGGGCACTGACTGTCTATGTAGCTCTTCAGCCCTTGGAGGAGGATGAagccctctctctcccaggggctgctgctgctgctgcccatGAAGCCAGCCAGGTGAGAGACACACTGCTGGAAGCCTGCGGTGTAGATGGCAGGGAGAGCAGACCTGGAGTATGCTGCTGCTGGGGGACTGGGGACGCCTGCCATGGAGACCTCACTGTGAATAacccgctgcacctccttcagcCCACACACAGCCTGGATGGAACAATCTGAAAACAACGTTAAAGGGTGGGAAAGGGAAACATTTTTCATTTTGAATCTTTGCAGACAATTTCATGCATTGCAGATGATCATTCGCAAACACACTTGCAGGCCTAGAGCTAATTAGATAGATTTACCATTGCTTATGCTTCGTTTGTCTGTCCTTTTTTGAAGATATTCTACGGCCAGGTCTAGAATCTCTGCTTTCTCCAGTTTGGGGTTCTGTAAACGCTGTGAGTGGTTAAGATGAATAGAGTGAATAGACTAATAAGGAAACAGGTTTTTTTTAAAACAGCCACGTAAAAGCCTTTGGATGGCGCTATAGACTCAGAGACTACAACAATGAAGGCTAGATAGGGTTGGATGGATTGAAAAACTCACCGAATCTAATTTGTAGTTCAGTAACAAAATCCTTAGCTCGCTAAGACTCTGATTTATTCGGTCTCGTCTTTTCTTCTCTATAACTGGCTTTAACATCTGCATCGAgacaagaggggggagagaggtgccAATTGTAACCAAACTGATTTATTTTTGTATAGGACTAATTTACCTTAATTTAGGTATAATACCATACtgatgtatacagtatgttagctaCTGTACATGTTAGCGATCACTGCAAAGCATGAGGCTATTATTATTCCATTTTTCCATTAATTTCCCATAGCCTACACATGACACATCTGAAAACATACCAAAATCAGAGTAGAAAAATACAAGTTCCTACTCACCCTTTTCATACTTTTGGTATTATTCTGGTTTGAATTTCCAATTTTCTTCTTCATCATTGTGCCCATTAATTTAGAAGAAATGTCCAGATGAAAAATGGCACAGACTGGTGAGATCCTTGCACTTCGGGTTACGGGTGTTGAATGAATGGGGTGCGCAGTGCTACACCAGTTTATATATCACCAAGGCCACACAGATTGGTGTTGAGGTGACAGTGACGTAACTGAAAACTCTGTAAATTCTCTCCTGCAGCTTCCTTGTAATTGAAATAAAATGAGATAAATTAAGATAGGGTTTATGGGTGGCAAGTTTTAAAGTCATGTAGTATTGTAATAATGTAATGTGATAATGGAGCAATGTACATTTGTATAATGCACAATATTTTGTTTGATGTAATGTTTATCTCTGTCAgtatcccaggaagagtagctgctgccttggcaacagatAATGGGGATCCTAGTAAAATACGAAATTCTAAACTAATGGGCGAATCCACTATTTCAAAGCTCTCTTGCTAAAAAAATATATGAGGCCATATTTGTCATTAATTTCCAGTTCAATTTCGATTTTAATTGTGTATTTCTAATTCAAATTCTTCTTAAAAGTAGGCTAATCTGATAAACAACCGTCACCATACTAAATACTTGTCAACAGTAGGATTCGTTTTTAGAGTTAGATTTTATCGaaagtaacaacaacaacaaaaaatctaaaatagAAATCCGAGAGCGATGGAGACAGCATGGCGATGAGTTGACACCTCTtggatacatactgtatgtgcttCACAATTTGGTGACTCGCGAAGACCATAGCAAATGTTTAACACCTATGAAATCACATTTGGCTCTGTTTTCTACTGATCACGTTGTCAAATAACGAATTATTATTAACCTATAAGCCAGAGGGTTATGATAATGTTAAGCAGCAGATGCAGCAATGAAGAAAATAAAATGCTATTATGTTAAACAACACTAGTCTATTATGGCAACCCAGTTTTTTGTTTAAAGGGTCACAATTGTAAATTGAATTTTCTCCTGTCTACAAGTACCATTTCGTTGTGTGTGCATCTGGCACCATGGAAGTGTGCCTATGGGAAAGATAATTTACTAATGGGAACAGTGAAGAAGTGACAAACAGGTGAATAGTTATTTTTTATGATGTGTGATATATCCGCACACTCCGTAAAGTGTGGATATACTTACAGGCCACGTGAGAACAGGACTGTTCCAGGAGAGAGGGTGGCGAATTCAATACACACCCTAGCATACCCAATTAACCATAGGTCCTACTATCACAAAAATATTTATTGAAGTTACTAcaatacccactgggcacaaactggttgaataaaCGTTGTTTCCCATGTCATTTAAACAAAAAATGcaatgttgaatcaacgtggaaaactgacaGCAATTTTATTTGCAATGTCGGGAATTCGTTTTTGTCTATttccacccaacttttaacctatcCAATGACATGTTTCACATTTGTGTTGATTTCTcgttgaattcatgttagtttactaaaatcaaatgtaaatcaaaactggacgttgaactgacgtctgagTCCAGTAGGTAATGTGCTATTTATACTATTTCAAGTGTAGGCTAACAAAATTATTTAAAGTGTAGTTTCAAGGTTAACAAAAGCGAAAGGATGTACGTAAAAAGGTCAAGAATAATGAACTCCCTAATGAATcaggtgtgattgtgtgtgtctgGTAGGGCGGGCGGTAGGGCGGCGGGTCGGGTTTGATTAATAGCTAATGGGGTGTCAAGGTAAGGTTGCACCTAGGTGTTAAGCGTGTATTTGCAGGAGTGTGCGGGTGTGTGAGTGCCATGAGTCATCTTTTGAGCCAAGTGTGCCGCTTTTACGCACAGTCCAAACAATGAGAAGGTCAAATCcaattgtattcgtcacatgtggactaacagtgaaacgctAACTtggggcccttcccaacaaggcagagacaaataaaatagagaaataatagaaaagtcaaACACGTAATAATAGAAGTAATAATAGATAcccaatgagtaacgataacttggttatatacacggaGTACCAGTCCTGAGTCGATGTCCagcggtacgaggtaattgagttaTATATGTACACATAGACCTAACTAGAAATAAAGTGGCAGATAGGCTAGTAAACAGCAGcaacagcgtatgtgatgagttaaAAAAAAGTCAGTGCAAAAAGGgtaaatgcaaatagtccgggtagttatttggttaactatttaactatttagcagtcttatggattgCGGGTAGAAGCGCTTCAGGGTCCTTTTGGTTTCAGGTGTGCATAGAGGTCGGACTACAATGATGTCGATCAATTGTAGGCTATAAGAAGTTGAATATGTGAGTATGTGAACATTGAAGACCTCGAGAGTCTCCATCTTCCTTAGTTACAAAACACAATCTCACTCTCAATTCGTGAAAATATGTACAAAAGGGATTTCAGCAGATTTCGTGCATTTTTGTGTGACTTAATTCGTGTGAAAATATACAGATTTGTGTGCAATTTAATTCGTAGGAAAATAAGGGGGGAAAATGGTGTGACTTCTTTcataggaaaatacatttttttgggggggggggggacttctGAACAATCTTTTAAAAGTTATTGGAGCAATGCattttgggcaacagggtttacgctgcctttttttgtgtcccacatttatttatataaaaaacaaacGCGTTAACAACCCAATATTGTTAATCAACCAGGTTGTCACCTAAATAATTACTTTATATTAGTAAccttacatttatttttattttttattaatgccAATGCGTTTTTTTATGCTTCATTTCGCTTAATACTTTGAGATTCTGGTGCTATGTCGGATTTTATGAGGGTTGCCAGATTGGAGTAAAAAGCTTTATTTGTCTTTTTTGTGTGGAATCGATGAAGGTTTTCAATTGGGGGAATGGAGATACATTTTCATGATGGGAAATTAATTAATCAATACATGTGGGGGAAACAGAAGACCTGCAAAAAAAATCTGTTTGATTTAAATCCCCTGGTGCAACTGCATGGTATTTGCAACTGTAACGAGtctggactatgatcaattaggccatatcaatgcagttaaacaggttcatgtaaaataatgaattatgtTGGCTTACACTTATGGCACTTCCAAGGCCATTTCATGATGATTATTACGGTCCTGTCAATCATGTTATATACTGTTGTAACAAGGCATATTCCAGCATTGTAGGCCTACTGCCTCTGCCCAGAGGTCTACTAGGCTTTCATGACAACAGCTATTAGAGCTTACTTTGCAATATATGAGCCCTGGTTAGAGTCCCTGTTGTAGCTTTCACTTTCTTATGCTACATTGGTGGCAGCGTTGGGATCCTGTCCAGCTCACGCCTAGTTATGTGATCTAGTGGTGGGAACGGTTCTGTTATTCAACATTGTGTTGGGTGTAATTACATGAACATATCTAGTGAACAATGGATAATCAACAATGGGCGTGACGGATAGAAGTAGTCACTACAGGTGTGATCAAGCCTTACATCAAAGTTGCCTGAAgctcggtctaaggcactgcatcgcagtgctagaggcggcACTACAGATCCAGGTTCgatccaggctgtgtcgcaggtGGCCTCGACcgtgagacccatgaggcggcgcacaattggcccagcgtcgtcgttaggggagggtttggccggccggtaTGTAGGTTAGActtctgtggtgggccgggcgcatccacgctgacacggtcgccaggtggagggtgtttcctccaacacatttgtgcggctggcttccgggttaagcgacagtgtttaagaagcagtgcggcttgtttcagtggacgcatggctctcgaccttcgcctctcccgcgTCCgttcgggagttgcagcgatgggacaagactgtaactaccaattggatatcacggaaTTTCAGGGGAAAGGGGGGAAAaagtacaacaacaaacaaacaaaaaattgtGCAAAAAGGTTAAATGCAGATATTCCGGGTAGTTATtgggttaactatttaactatttagcagtcttatggcttgcgggTAGAAGCAGTTCAGGGTCCTTTTGGTTTCAGGTGTGCATAGAGGTCGGACTACAATGATGTCGATCAATTGTAAGCTATAAGAAGTTGAAAATATGAGTATGTGAACATTGAAGACCTCGAGAGTCTCCATCTTCCTTAGTTACAAAACACAATCTCACACTCAATTTGGAAAAATATGTTCTTCAGAACAATCTCAGAACAATCTTTTAAAAGTTATTGGAGCAATGCATTTTGGGCAATGGCGTTTACACTGCCTTTTTTGTGTCCCAcaattatttatataaaaaacaaacgctttaaaacctcttaaggatctgaccctttttttcaattttggcctaaaatgacatacccaaa
This genomic window contains:
- the LOC106612041 gene encoding flocculation protein FLO11-like, encoding MQMLKPVIEKKRRDRINQSLSELRILLLNYKLDSRLQNPKLEKAEILDLAVEYLQKRTDKRSISNDCSIQAVCGLKEVQRVIHSEVSMAGVPSPPAAAYSRSALPAIYTAGFQQCVSHLAGFMGSSSSSPWEREGFILLQGLKSYIDSQCPTTNTSTAMYPSSQCPTTNTSTAMYPSSQYPTTNTSTVMYPSSQYPTTNTSTAMYPSSQYPTTNTSTVMYPSSQYPTTNTSTVMYPSSQYPTTNTSTAMYPSSQYPTTNTSTVMYPSSQYPTTNTSTAMYPSSQYPTTNTSTAMYPSSQCPTTNTSTGQLQCPSSSSLTDIHLRSGGKEMAPWADMVPVREGCRPSKQRAVLCLRKSTLWTTRHSSCQPNGHSYPLTPDYLSPPLSPCLSCSSSVFTTPPTNSSFPCHFSFPPSLSPISSNPSSCSGSPSLHNVPSPPLGFSPTLPLSSPPGLPLSSPPTLSLVPFPSHTSLWSPVTARRQELFINSTHWRPW